In Arsenicicoccus sp. oral taxon 190, the following are encoded in one genomic region:
- a CDS encoding class I SAM-dependent methyltransferase — MEGHEVCKLARLEDAHWWYRERRHILGRLISGMTPGRALDIGAAGGGNTRVLLDAGWQAVALEYTQDGALAAADRRVPVMRADATELPLESGSLDLVMAFDLLEHLVDDDACVREAHRLLKPGAPFLVAVPVDPKLWSDHDVAVGHVRRYLRPELLDLLRRNGFDIERRFAWNVLLRPVVALRRRTSQGSDLQDTHWAVNAALRSIITAERYLPIKDLPGVTEFVVARRR; from the coding sequence GTGGAAGGTCACGAGGTCTGCAAGCTGGCCAGGCTCGAGGACGCGCACTGGTGGTACCGCGAGCGCCGGCACATCCTGGGGAGGCTCATCAGCGGTATGACGCCCGGCCGCGCCCTGGACATCGGGGCTGCGGGGGGCGGCAACACGCGGGTCCTCCTCGACGCCGGGTGGCAGGCGGTGGCGCTGGAGTACACCCAGGACGGGGCCCTCGCGGCCGCCGACCGGCGGGTCCCGGTGATGCGCGCCGACGCGACCGAGCTGCCGCTGGAGTCCGGGTCGCTGGACCTGGTCATGGCCTTCGACCTGCTCGAGCACCTCGTCGACGACGACGCCTGCGTGCGCGAGGCGCACCGCCTGCTCAAGCCGGGGGCGCCCTTCCTCGTCGCCGTGCCGGTGGACCCCAAGCTCTGGTCCGACCACGACGTGGCGGTGGGCCACGTCCGTCGCTACCTGCGCCCGGAGCTGTTGGACCTGCTGCGGCGCAACGGTTTCGACATCGAGCGCCGGTTCGCCTGGAACGTCCTGCTCCGCCCCGTCGTCGCGCTGCGCCGCCGCACGAGCCAGGGCAGCGACCTGCAGGACACCCACTGGGCGGTCAACGCGGCGCTGCGCTCGATCATCACCGCCGAGCGCTACCTGCCGATCAAGGACCTGCCCGGCGTCACGGAATTCGTGGTGGCACGCCGTCGATGA
- a CDS encoding glycosyltransferase family 2 protein, with amino-acid sequence MVPELSVVIPMYNEEQVLPLLVQRLRPVLDGLGTTYEVVAVDDGSKDQTALLLQRYRREWEQLRVVRLRANSGHQAAISAGLVTAHGDYVVTLDADLQDPPETIEDMLRVAREEGVDVVYGVRADRSTDTVFKRETAKAFYSVHSRLTGMETAGNAGDFRLMSRATVDAINALPEHGRVLRFVVPALNFPSASVSYKREERAAGESKYPFMKMVMLSVDSIIGFSLKPLRLATWFGFGGFIASLLLIAYAVIGRFTGHAIAGWASTVGMIALVGGLQLLCLGILGEYLGRMYQQMQDRPTYFIAYDSARDHDEHRFALPRHARMATGRPAGATSASAPASAPATSPASQSSTASSAAPLDEPLDAPFIDGVPPRIP; translated from the coding sequence ATGGTCCCTGAGCTGTCCGTCGTGATCCCCATGTACAACGAGGAGCAGGTGCTGCCCCTGCTGGTGCAGCGGCTGCGCCCCGTGCTCGACGGTCTCGGCACCACCTATGAGGTCGTTGCGGTCGACGACGGCTCCAAGGACCAGACGGCCCTGCTGCTGCAGCGCTACCGCCGCGAGTGGGAGCAGCTGCGCGTGGTGCGGCTGCGCGCCAACTCCGGCCACCAGGCCGCGATCTCGGCGGGGCTGGTGACCGCGCACGGCGACTACGTCGTCACCCTGGACGCCGACCTGCAGGACCCCCCCGAGACCATCGAGGACATGCTGCGGGTGGCCCGGGAGGAAGGGGTCGACGTCGTCTACGGCGTCCGCGCGGACCGCTCCACCGACACCGTCTTCAAGCGCGAGACCGCCAAGGCGTTCTACTCCGTGCACTCCCGGCTCACCGGCATGGAGACCGCGGGCAACGCCGGCGACTTCCGGCTGATGTCGCGCGCCACGGTCGACGCGATCAACGCGCTGCCCGAGCACGGCCGGGTGCTGAGGTTCGTGGTGCCGGCGCTCAACTTCCCCTCCGCGAGCGTGTCCTACAAGCGCGAGGAGCGCGCCGCCGGCGAGTCGAAGTACCCCTTCATGAAGATGGTGATGCTGTCCGTCGACTCCATCATCGGCTTCAGCCTCAAGCCGCTGCGGCTCGCGACGTGGTTCGGCTTCGGCGGCTTCATCGCCTCGCTGCTGCTCATCGCGTATGCCGTGATCGGCCGCTTCACCGGGCACGCCATCGCGGGCTGGGCCTCCACCGTCGGGATGATCGCGCTGGTGGGCGGGCTGCAGCTGCTGTGCCTCGGCATCCTCGGGGAGTACCTCGGGCGGATGTACCAGCAGATGCAGGACCGCCCCACCTACTTCATCGCCTACGACTCCGCGCGGGACCACGACGAGCACAGGTTCGCGCTCCCCCGTCACGCCCGTATGGCGACCGGCCGCCCCGCGGGCGCGACGTCGGCGTCAGCACCGGCGTCGGCACCCGCGACTTCGCCTGCATCGCAATCGTCGACGGCGTCGTCAGCAGCGCCGCTGGACGAGCCGCTGGACGCGCCCTTCATCGACGGCGTGCCACCACGAATTCCGTGA
- the proB gene encoding glutamate 5-kinase, with translation MSHTGGRGPVHDTITAAGRLVVKVGSSSLTGSDGDLDPGAIGRLVDALAARRADGCQVVLVSSGAIAAGLNPLSLPKRPRDLATQQAAAAVGQGALVAAYTAAFARHGARVGQVLLTEMDVTRRSHYVNARRTLVRLLHLGVVPVVNENDSVATHEIRFGDNDRLAALVAHLVKADALVLLSDVDAVYDGPPSRPGARRIPVVRDERDLEGVVVAGSASKVGTGGMTTKIEAARIATGAGIPAIVTSAERAAEVLAGEDVGTYFAAPDLRPRGRLLWLRHASAAQGRLVLDAGAVDAVVRRRTSLLPAGILAVSGHFAEGEAVDLVAEDGHVVGRGLVNYASSELPAMLGRSTQDLGAELGEQYRRVVIHRDDLALL, from the coding sequence GTGAGCCACACTGGCGGCCGGGGGCCGGTCCACGACACGATCACGGCGGCCGGGCGCCTCGTGGTCAAGGTCGGCTCGTCCTCCCTCACGGGCAGCGACGGTGACCTGGACCCGGGTGCGATCGGGCGGCTCGTGGACGCCCTCGCGGCCCGGCGCGCCGACGGCTGCCAGGTGGTGCTGGTGTCCTCCGGCGCCATCGCCGCCGGCCTCAACCCGCTCTCGTTGCCCAAGCGACCCCGCGACCTCGCCACCCAGCAGGCCGCGGCGGCCGTGGGGCAGGGGGCGCTGGTGGCGGCATACACCGCTGCCTTTGCCCGTCACGGCGCGCGGGTCGGGCAGGTGCTGCTGACCGAGATGGACGTCACGCGCCGCTCCCACTACGTCAACGCCCGCCGGACCCTGGTCCGGCTGCTGCACCTCGGGGTCGTGCCCGTCGTCAACGAGAACGACTCCGTGGCGACCCACGAGATCAGGTTCGGGGACAACGACCGCCTCGCAGCGCTGGTCGCCCACCTGGTCAAGGCGGACGCGCTGGTGCTGCTCTCGGACGTGGACGCGGTCTACGACGGGCCGCCGTCGCGGCCCGGGGCGCGACGGATCCCGGTGGTGCGCGACGAGCGCGACCTCGAGGGCGTCGTCGTCGCCGGGTCCGCCAGCAAGGTCGGCACCGGGGGCATGACCACCAAGATCGAGGCGGCGCGGATCGCGACGGGGGCCGGGATCCCGGCGATCGTCACGTCCGCGGAGCGGGCGGCGGAGGTGCTCGCGGGGGAGGACGTGGGCACCTACTTCGCCGCGCCCGACCTGCGCCCCCGGGGCCGGTTGCTGTGGCTGCGGCACGCCTCCGCGGCGCAGGGGCGGCTGGTGCTCGACGCCGGTGCGGTCGACGCCGTGGTGCGCCGGCGGACCTCGTTGCTGCCCGCCGGGATCCTCGCCGTGTCCGGGCACTTCGCCGAGGGCGAGGCCGTCGACCTGGTCGCCGAGGACGGCCACGTCGTCGGGCGGGGCCTGGTCAACTACGCGTCCTCCGAGCTGCCCGCGATGCTCGGACGGTCCACCCAGGACCTGGGGGCCGAGCTGGGGGAGCAGTACCGCCGGGTGGTCATCCACCGCGACGACCTCGCCCTGCTCTGA
- a CDS encoding glutamate-5-semialdehyde dehydrogenase, which translates to MPPTDPIDPAARELVTALTTRARAAARELALLPRGRKDEALRALADALVDATDEIVAANGRDVERETAAGMRPNLIDRLTLGPDRVAAAAQGLRDVAGLPDPVGDVVRGSTSPTGLQVRQVRVPMGVVGMIYEARPNVTVDAAGLALKSGNAAILRGGSAAEHTNRVLVAVMRRALATLDITPDAVQLLDAPGRDAVRALMTARGEVDLLIPRGGAGLIQTVVTESTVPTIETGVGNCHVYVDAAADLEMAERIVLNAKTHRTSVCNAAESLLVHQDVAPQALPRLLGALGAAGVTIHAEPSLREVTERAGATWVEATDDDWAAEYLSLDLAVRVVPSLDEALDHVRRWSSGHTDAIVTADRAAARRWVTEVDSAAVMVNASTRFTDGAELGFGAEIGISTQKLHARGPMALQELTSTKWVVEGDGQVRA; encoded by the coding sequence ATGCCGCCCACCGACCCCATCGACCCCGCCGCCCGCGAGCTCGTCACCGCCCTGACCACCCGCGCCCGCGCCGCCGCGCGCGAGCTGGCGCTGCTGCCCCGAGGCCGCAAGGACGAGGCGCTGCGGGCCCTGGCCGACGCCCTGGTCGACGCCACGGACGAGATCGTCGCGGCCAACGGCCGCGACGTCGAGCGGGAGACCGCCGCGGGGATGCGGCCCAACCTCATCGACCGGCTCACGCTCGGCCCCGACCGGGTAGCGGCCGCGGCGCAGGGGCTGCGCGACGTCGCCGGTCTGCCCGACCCGGTGGGTGATGTCGTGCGCGGCAGCACGTCCCCGACCGGCCTGCAGGTCCGCCAGGTGCGGGTGCCGATGGGCGTGGTCGGGATGATCTACGAGGCGCGGCCCAACGTCACCGTGGACGCGGCGGGTCTGGCCCTCAAGTCCGGCAACGCGGCCATCCTGCGCGGCGGCAGCGCGGCGGAGCACACCAACCGGGTCCTGGTCGCGGTGATGCGCCGAGCCCTCGCCACCCTCGACATCACCCCGGACGCCGTGCAGCTGCTCGACGCTCCCGGCCGCGACGCCGTGCGTGCCCTGATGACGGCCCGGGGCGAGGTCGACCTGCTCATCCCGCGTGGCGGGGCGGGGCTCATCCAGACCGTCGTCACCGAGTCCACCGTGCCGACCATCGAGACCGGCGTGGGCAACTGCCACGTCTACGTCGACGCCGCGGCCGACCTGGAGATGGCGGAGCGGATCGTCCTCAACGCCAAGACGCACCGCACCAGCGTGTGCAACGCCGCCGAGTCGCTGCTCGTGCACCAGGACGTGGCGCCGCAGGCCCTGCCCCGGCTGCTCGGGGCTCTCGGGGCCGCCGGGGTGACGATCCACGCCGAGCCGTCGCTGCGCGAGGTCACCGAGCGCGCCGGCGCCACGTGGGTGGAGGCGACCGACGACGACTGGGCCGCGGAGTACCTCTCCCTCGACCTCGCCGTGCGCGTCGTCCCCAGCCTCGACGAGGCCCTCGACCACGTCCGACGCTGGTCCAGCGGCCACACCGACGCGATCGTCACCGCCGACCGCGCCGCCGCCCGGCGCTGGGTCACCGAGGTCGACTCGGCGGCGGTCATGGTCAACGCGAGCACCCGCTTCACCGACGGCGCCGAGCTCGGGTTCGGCGCGGAGATCGGCATCTCCACGCAGAAGCTGCACGCCCGTGGGCCGATGGCTCTGCAGGAGCTCACGAGCACCAAGTGGGTCGTCGAGGGCGACGGCCAGGTGCGCGCCTGA